In a single window of the uncultured Pseudodesulfovibrio sp. genome:
- the umuD gene encoding translesion error-prone DNA polymerase V autoproteolytic subunit, which translates to MNSCLQTAVPTGRWVRAVARPDFRSRLAVPLAGESVPAGFPSPAEEYLEKRLDLNEHLVARPEATYFVRVSGDSMIGAGIHHGDLLVVDRSLDPKPGNIIIALVDGEFTVKRLRRTPIGLELAPENPDYVAIPLSEETDFQVWGVVLHVVHKV; encoded by the coding sequence ATGAATTCTTGTCTGCAAACGGCGGTGCCGACCGGTCGATGGGTGCGGGCCGTGGCCCGGCCTGATTTCAGGTCGCGGCTGGCCGTGCCCCTGGCCGGAGAGTCGGTCCCGGCCGGGTTCCCGTCGCCCGCCGAGGAGTACCTGGAGAAACGGCTGGATCTGAACGAGCACCTGGTGGCACGCCCGGAAGCGACCTATTTCGTGCGCGTATCCGGCGACTCCATGATCGGCGCGGGCATCCACCACGGCGACCTCCTGGTGGTGGACCGCTCCCTGGACCCCAAGCCGGGCAATATCATTATTGCCTTGGTGGACGGGGAGTTCACGGTGAAGCGGCTAAGACGGACGCCGATAGGTCTGGAGCTCGCCCCGGAGAATCCGGACTATGTAGCGATTCCGCTCTCGGAGGAGACGGATTTTCAGGTCTGGGGAGTCGTCCTCCACGTAGTTCATAAGGTTTAA
- a CDS encoding Y-family DNA polymerase, whose translation MASYALIDCNNFYASCERAFRPELNGRPVVVLSNNDGCVIARSGEAKALGIGMGTPYFKCRSLLERHGVAVFSSNYALYGDLSARVMQILSRFCPGVEVYSIDEAFCDLSGVPGGAEAYARRVRATVLAWTGIPVSVGIAQTKTLAKLANRFAKKQPRCRGVFDLMASPAPDRVLRWTDIGDVWGIGPRHAKRLRAMGVTDALKFRELKRDWVQKKMTVTGLHTLLELRGFPCHGFQAGPVDKKTIVSSRSFGQPVTRLDHMLEATAQYTTRAAEKLRKQGTVAANIMVFLQTNKFKLGQPQYSNALSVPLAVSTAHTPTLIRAARSGMERIFKHGYQYKKCGVMLSGLEPEHGRWLNLLALPPNNRPGDGPLMRAVDHVNQRWGRDTVSFAASGVTRDWRMKREMRSPRYTTVWEEILTVLAK comes from the coding sequence ATGGCCAGTTATGCGTTGATTGACTGCAACAATTTTTATGCGTCGTGCGAGCGGGCGTTCCGGCCGGAGTTGAACGGGCGGCCGGTGGTGGTCTTGTCGAACAACGATGGGTGCGTGATCGCGCGATCCGGGGAGGCCAAGGCATTGGGCATCGGCATGGGCACGCCGTATTTCAAATGCCGGTCGCTGCTGGAGCGGCATGGTGTGGCCGTATTCTCGTCCAACTACGCGCTGTACGGGGATCTGTCCGCGCGGGTGATGCAGATTCTCTCAAGGTTCTGTCCGGGTGTGGAGGTCTATTCCATCGACGAGGCATTCTGCGACCTGAGCGGCGTGCCGGGCGGGGCCGAGGCATACGCACGACGCGTGCGGGCCACAGTTCTGGCCTGGACAGGTATCCCGGTATCCGTGGGCATCGCCCAGACCAAAACCCTGGCCAAGCTGGCCAACCGGTTCGCCAAGAAACAACCGCGCTGTCGGGGGGTGTTCGACCTCATGGCCAGTCCGGCCCCGGACCGGGTGCTGCGCTGGACCGACATCGGCGACGTCTGGGGCATTGGCCCGCGTCACGCCAAACGGCTGCGCGCCATGGGCGTGACCGACGCGCTCAAGTTCCGGGAGTTGAAACGGGACTGGGTACAGAAAAAGATGACCGTCACCGGGCTGCATACCCTGCTGGAACTGCGCGGATTTCCCTGTCACGGCTTCCAGGCCGGACCGGTGGACAAGAAGACCATCGTTTCGTCGCGCTCCTTCGGACAGCCGGTAACGCGGCTCGACCACATGCTCGAAGCCACGGCCCAATACACCACCCGGGCCGCCGAGAAACTGCGCAAACAGGGCACCGTGGCCGCGAACATCATGGTTTTCCTGCAGACCAACAAATTCAAGCTCGGCCAGCCGCAATATTCCAACGCCCTGTCCGTGCCCCTGGCCGTGTCCACGGCCCACACTCCGACCCTGATCCGGGCAGCCAGAAGCGGCATGGAGCGCATCTTCAAACACGGCTACCAGTACAAGAAATGCGGCGTCATGCTCTCGGGGCTGGAACCCGAACACGGCCGCTGGCTCAACCTGCTCGCCCTGCCCCCCAACAACCGCCCCGGCGACGGACCGCTCATGCGCGCCGTGGACCACGTCAACCAACGATGGGGACGCGACACCGTGTCCTTCGCCGCCTCGGGCGTCACCCGCGACTGGCGCATGAAACGCGAAATGCGCTCACCCCGCTACACCACCGTAT
- a CDS encoding sodium:solute symporter family protein translates to MTLLALYFALFIGMGVYEYAKRKDFEDFAVAGRHRGAGVVGVSIVASCVGASATIGMTGLAFSAGTPAFWWLGSGAAGLLVLGSLLAAKVRKSGVCTLPDMAEKFISPATRRLTALIIVPAWASILAAQYIAAAKAATALSGMDYSTALMACAAAITAYTLLGGQNSIMKSDVVQYGLVAAGLGLALYYTATASPVSLTDMDLQWTNEAFPMSKWTYFMLIVGGSYVVCPMLFGRLFSARTERQARQGALFGSAGIALSAVLIVCIGLFARGLAPAGTDADSILTQVVPSVMPAWAGTALIFALLSAIVSSADSCLITAATILEHDLIGGKSTARCRLLMLGIGLGALVVAKSGGSILSLLLAANDIYVCGVVAPMFVAILAWGKRPINPRTMLLAMLAGGTLGIAAAWTGLKLFSFAGVGLSLALSTAALLPQRTPAKA, encoded by the coding sequence ATGACCCTGCTCGCCCTGTATTTCGCCCTGTTCATCGGAATGGGCGTCTATGAATACGCCAAGCGCAAGGATTTCGAGGACTTCGCTGTAGCCGGGCGGCATCGCGGGGCCGGCGTGGTCGGGGTGTCCATCGTGGCCTCCTGCGTGGGGGCGTCGGCGACCATCGGCATGACCGGCCTGGCCTTTTCCGCGGGAACGCCCGCCTTCTGGTGGCTCGGCTCGGGCGCGGCCGGCCTGCTCGTGCTCGGCTCCCTGCTGGCGGCCAAGGTGCGCAAAAGCGGGGTCTGCACCCTGCCCGACATGGCCGAAAAGTTCATCTCGCCCGCCACGCGCAGGCTGACCGCCCTGATCATCGTCCCGGCCTGGGCCTCGATCCTGGCAGCCCAGTACATCGCCGCTGCCAAGGCGGCCACCGCCCTTTCCGGCATGGACTATTCCACGGCGCTCATGGCCTGCGCGGCGGCCATCACCGCCTACACCCTGCTCGGCGGCCAAAACTCGATCATGAAGAGCGACGTGGTCCAGTACGGCCTGGTCGCGGCCGGACTCGGACTGGCCCTCTACTACACGGCCACAGCCTCTCCGGTCTCCCTGACCGACATGGACCTGCAATGGACCAACGAGGCGTTCCCCATGTCCAAATGGACCTATTTCATGCTCATCGTGGGCGGCAGCTACGTGGTCTGCCCCATGCTCTTCGGACGCCTTTTCTCGGCCCGCACCGAACGGCAGGCCAGACAGGGCGCCCTGTTCGGCAGCGCGGGCATTGCCCTGTCCGCCGTGCTCATCGTCTGCATCGGCCTGTTCGCCCGAGGCCTTGCCCCGGCCGGGACGGATGCGGACTCCATCCTGACGCAGGTCGTGCCCTCGGTCATGCCAGCCTGGGCCGGAACCGCGCTCATCTTCGCCCTGCTCTCGGCCATCGTCTCCTCGGCCGACTCCTGCCTGATCACGGCGGCCACCATCCTGGAACACGACCTCATCGGCGGCAAAAGCACGGCCCGCTGCCGCCTGCTCATGCTCGGCATCGGCCTGGGCGCGCTGGTCGTGGCCAAGTCCGGCGGCTCCATCCTGTCCCTGCTCCTGGCCGCCAACGACATCTATGTCTGCGGCGTGGTCGCCCCCATGTTCGTGGCCATCCTGGCCTGGGGCAAACGCCCCATCAATCCGCGCACCATGCTCCTGGCCATGCTCGCCGGAGGCACCCTGGGCATCGCCGCCGCCTGGACCGGCCTCAAGCTCTTCAGCTTCGCCGGGGTCGGCCTCTCCCTGGCCCTGTCCACCGCCGCCCTCCTCCCCCAAAGAACCCCGGCCAAGGCATAA
- a CDS encoding ABC transporter substrate-binding protein: protein MKRRDFLSKAAIAGLAGGTALLAACNDDTKKAGEANQAAAPAQVGKTVHWKMVTTWPPKFPILQTGAEDLAKRVEVMSNGRMKIDVYAANELVPGLGVFDAVSQGTAECGSGSPYYWAGKDPACQWFSAVPFGLNAQGLNAWFYSGGGLDLWDEVYGQFNLIGRPMGNTGVQMAGWFNREINSIDDFKGLKMRIPGLGGKVIARAGGTVVLLPGGEIFTSLERGVIDATEWVGPLHDLRMGFYQAAKYYYTPGWHEGGSCLDVMFNKDKFNALPSDLKAICEAAAAQTNMQALCDFEAQNGAALKELVEKHHVEVRKLSPETLADLRVLAREVVAEEAAKSPMATKVAKGFNEFQKQWGSWADVSSRTYFDTMSIGA, encoded by the coding sequence ATGAAGCGACGCGACTTTTTGAGCAAGGCGGCCATCGCCGGGCTGGCGGGCGGCACCGCCCTGCTGGCGGCTTGCAACGACGACACCAAGAAAGCGGGCGAGGCCAATCAGGCCGCGGCTCCGGCTCAGGTAGGCAAGACCGTGCACTGGAAGATGGTCACCACCTGGCCGCCCAAGTTCCCCATTCTGCAGACCGGAGCCGAGGACCTGGCCAAGCGGGTTGAGGTCATGAGCAACGGCCGCATGAAGATCGACGTTTACGCGGCCAACGAGCTGGTGCCCGGTCTGGGCGTGTTCGACGCCGTGTCCCAGGGCACCGCCGAATGCGGTTCCGGCTCCCCCTACTACTGGGCGGGCAAGGACCCGGCGTGTCAGTGGTTCTCCGCCGTTCCCTTTGGCCTGAACGCCCAGGGCCTGAACGCCTGGTTTTATTCCGGCGGCGGTCTGGACCTGTGGGACGAGGTCTACGGCCAGTTCAACCTCATCGGCCGCCCCATGGGCAACACCGGTGTGCAGATGGCCGGTTGGTTCAACCGCGAGATCAACTCCATCGACGATTTCAAGGGCCTCAAGATGCGCATCCCTGGCCTGGGCGGCAAGGTCATCGCCCGCGCGGGCGGCACGGTCGTGCTCCTGCCCGGCGGCGAGATTTTCACTTCGCTTGAGCGCGGCGTGATCGACGCCACCGAGTGGGTCGGCCCCCTGCATGATCTGCGCATGGGCTTCTACCAGGCTGCCAAGTACTACTACACCCCGGGCTGGCACGAGGGCGGCAGCTGTTTGGACGTCATGTTCAACAAGGACAAGTTCAACGCCCTGCCCTCCGACCTCAAAGCCATCTGCGAGGCCGCCGCGGCCCAGACCAACATGCAGGCCCTGTGCGACTTCGAGGCCCAGAACGGCGCGGCCCTCAAGGAGCTGGTCGAGAAGCACCACGTCGAGGTCCGCAAGCTCTCCCCCGAGACTCTGGCCGACCTGCGCGTTCTGGCTCGCGAAGTGGTCGCCGAAGAGGCCGCCAAGTCGCCCATGGCCACCAAGGTCGCCAAGGGCTTCAACGAGTTCCAGAAGCAATGGGGCTCCTGGGCCGACGTTTCGTCGCGCACCTACTTCGACACCATGTCCATCGGCGCCTAG